In Amia ocellicauda isolate fAmiCal2 chromosome 7, fAmiCal2.hap1, whole genome shotgun sequence, one genomic interval encodes:
- the LOC136752397 gene encoding zinc finger protein 180: MAEPHTEGSTQGLGALASDSAGSVVIKSDPELDCTHTVDFCRTQSLGSECGPSTAGAEPGSPRTQCGPSLLSDHIKTEDDALQCVYTVEPRTQTPFRDALGHLKIDNITDSAWDLWPELPVAGQCDLGPELPVAGQCAALRTGLSEGSDSAVRGESPSSQRRRLRPRPPRPPRPPSSSSSSSSSSSSSPPSSPLRRGKHRIRTGERPFCCAQCGKNFARADTLSAHQRIHTGEKPYCCTQCGKSFSRADTLDAHQRTHTGEKPYCCVKCGKSYSQLASLNRHQRVHTGERAYICGQCGKSFSEAGCLNKHQRIHTGQRPFCCLQCGKSFSDASNLTRHQRIHTGERPYCCGQCGKSFTQAVNLHAHQRTHTGERPFSCAHCGKSFSQAANLNIHLRTHTGEKPYWCAQCGKNFSAASHLNRHQRVHAAERP; this comes from the coding sequence ATGGCAGAGCCACACACTGAGGGGTCGACACAGGGACTCGGGGCACTGGCATCTGACAGTGCAGGGTCAGTGGTCATAAAGAGTGATCCTGAGCTGGACTGCACCCACACTGTGGATTTCTGCAGGACCCAGTCTCTGGGAtctgagtgtggacccagtACAGCTGGTGCTGAGCCAGGCTCTCCCAGAACACAGTGTGGACCCAGTCTGCTGTCTGATCACATTAAAACAGAGGACGACGCACTGCAGTGTGTTTACACAGTGGAGCCGAGAACACAGACTCCCTTCAGAGATGCACTTGGACATCTCAAAATTGACAACATTACAGACAGTGCCTGGGACCTGTGGCCTGAgctccctgtagctggacagtgtgacctggggcctgagctccctgtagctggacagtgtgcTGCCTTGAGGACGGGGCTCAGTGAGGGGAGCGACAGTGCAGTGAGAGGGGAGAGCCCATCATCACAGCGCAGACGGCTACGTCCCAGACCCCCTAGGCCCCCTAGACCCCctagctcctccagctcctccagctcctccagctcctccagccCCCCCTCCTCACCGCTGCGGCGTGGAAAACATCGCATTCGCACAGGAGAAAGACCGTtctgctgtgcccagtgtgggaagaactTTGCGCGGGCAGATACCCTCAGtgcacaccagcgcattcacacaggagagaaaccgtactgctgcacccagtgtgggaagagcttctctCGGGCAGACACTCTGGACGCacaccagcgcactcacacaggagagaaaccgtacTGCTGTGTCAAGTGTGGGAAGAGCTACTCTCAGTTAGCTAGCCTCAACAGACACCAGCgtgttcacacaggagagagagcgTACATCTGTGggcagtgtgggaagagcttttcTGAGGCAGGCTGTCTCAACaaacaccagcgcattcacacaggacaGAGACCGTTCTGCTGTCTCCAGTGCGGGAAGAGTTTCTCTGATGCGTCTAACCTCACGAGACACCAGCGCatccacacaggagagagaccttaTTGTTGTggccagtgtgggaagagcttcaccCAGGCAGTTAACCTCCATGCacaccagcgcactcacacaggCGAGAGACCGTTCAGCTGTGCACACTGTGGAAAGAGCTTTTCTCAGGCAGCTAATCTTAACATACACCTGCGCACTCACACGGGAGAGAAGCCGTACtggtgtgcccagtgtgggaagaactTTTCTGCTGCTTCTCATCTCAACAGACACCAGCGCGTTCACGCAGCAGAGAGACCATAA
- the LOC136752396 gene encoding zinc finger protein 391-like, whose protein sequence is MESNLCHGAVEASALPDSGERAPIEQQHWEQEGGSSLSQDTEPTATEGTQGLSEQPRSRQSEEELRGQESGHMAEPHTEGLTQGLRALASDTAGSMIIKSDPKQDCTHTVDLCRTQSLGSECGPSAAGAEPGSTRTQCGPSLLYVHIKTEDDTLESVYTLETSTQTPFRDALGNLKFDKIIDRACDPGPEVPVAGQCHPESAALRSGLSGGSDSAVSGESPSSQRRQLRPRPPRPPRSSPSLPLQHEQQRPHRQPQSRKSLTGASDIIKQHRTLREKTFHCVQCGKSFSQAVHLRAHQRVHTGERPFGCAQCGKSFSNSSNLKKHERIHTGERPYSCDKCGKGFSQAVHLDIHQRVHTREKPYHCGQCGKRFVYASSLNTHQRLHTGERPFCCAQCGKSFVQLASVHKHQRIHTGVRPYSCAQCGKSFSGSSYLKTHHRIHTGERPYSCDKCGKGFYDSSHLKKHQRIHTGERPYSCDECGKSFSDASSFRRHQRTHTGKRP, encoded by the exons ATGGAGAGCAACCTGTGTCACG gagctgtagaggccagcgctctccctgactctggggaaagggctcccattgagcagcagcactgggagcaggagggggGCTCCAGTCTGAGTCaggacacagagcccacagCTACTGAAGGCACCCAGGGGCTGAGTGAGCAGCCCAGGAGCAGACAGAGTGAGGAGGAACTCAGGGGACAGGAGTCTGGCCACATGGCAGAGCCACACACTGAGGGGTTGACACAGGGACTCAGGGCGCTGGCATCTGACACCGCAGGGTCAATGATCATAAAAAGTGACCCTAAGCAGGACTGCACCCACACTGTGGATCTCTGCAGGACCCAGTCTCTGGGAtctgagtgtggacccagtgcagCTGGTGCTGAGCCGGGCTCTACCAGAACACAGTGTGGACCCAGTCTGCTATATGTTCACATCAAAACGGAGGACGATACACTGGAGTCTGTTTACACATTGGAGACAAGCACACAGACTCCCTTCAGAGACGCACTCGGTAATCTCAAATTTGACAAGATTATAGACCGTGCCTGTGACCCGGGACCTGAGgtccctgtagctggacagtgtcACCCAGAGTCTGCTGCCTTGAGGTCCGGGCTCAGTGGGgggagtgacagtgcagtgagtGGGGAGAGCCCATCATCACAGCGCAGACAGCTGCGTCCCAGACCCCCTAGACCACCTCGCTCCTCCCCCTCCTTACCATTGCAGCATGAACAACAGCGTCCCCATCGCCAGCCCCAGAGTAGGAAGAGCCTCACGGGGGCATCAGATATTATTAAGCAGCACCGCACCCTCAGAGAGAAGACGTTCCactgtgtacagtgtgggaagagcttctctCAGGCAGTACACCTCCGTGCACACCAGCgtgttcacacaggagagagaccattcggctgtgcccagtgtgggaagagcttctctAATTCCTCTAATCTCAAGAAGCAtgagcgcattcacacaggagagaggccATACAGCTGTGACAAGTGTGGGAAGGGCTTCTCTCAGGCAGTACACCTCGACATACACCAACGCGTCCATACAAGAGAGAAACCGTACCACTGTGGCCAGTGTGGGAAGCGCTTTGTGTACGCATCTagcctcaacacacaccagcgcCTTCATACCGGAGAGAGACCATTCTGCTGTGCGCAGTGTGGGAAAAGCTTTGTTCAGTTAGCTTCCGTCCACaaacaccagcgcattcacacaggagtgCGGCCGTacagctgtgcccagtgtggaaAGAGCTTCTCTGGTTCCTCTTATCTCAAAACACACCatcgcattcacacaggagagaggccGTACAGCTGTGACAAGTGTGGGAAGGGCTTCTATGATTCCTCTCATCTCAAAaaacaccagcgcattcacacaggagagcgACCCTACAGCTGTGAcgagtgtgggaagagtttctctGATGCATCTAGTTTCAGGAGacaccagcgcactcacacaggaAAGAGACCATAA